A genome region from Deltaproteobacteria bacterium includes the following:
- a CDS encoding HD-GYP domain-containing protein yields MTDRKQLENAIAGIVRLLGASLKNRGLYPATHPLVRTPVEKCLAQLKPLFSDRAELALTVSDGTLVLEGVPIFQLTSSLELFMARLAGIGIPSVIFERGVSVEDVEYFVRFLHETKEQGLSVTAIMERLSRAGVTHIRVTGAEEDKDDFSLAREIYGNAIDVVVQALKDVRSGKIPNGAESDRAVRDMDGMLSRNRDAMLALTLIKNFDEYTYNHSVNVSILSLAVAESLNLPEPDRVSVGVAGLLHDVGKTQLALDLIRKPGTLTVDEFEEIKKHPEEGFAILGKMTNIQDGTRSMVREHHMRYDRTGYPRPEPEYRLNPHSQVIAVADCFDALTTMRSYQKARTPVQALEVMRKLAGKSLDPDLVHLMEQSLGLYPVGTMVRLSTMEIGIVTGNAAGGVGVPKIAILYDRAGNPLPAPQPADLSDGGPDGKARRVILGTVNPLLHPSLSLEGILATAMA; encoded by the coding sequence ATGACGGACCGGAAGCAGCTGGAAAACGCGATCGCCGGGATCGTGCGCCTCCTCGGAGCCTCGCTCAAGAACCGCGGACTCTACCCCGCCACCCATCCGCTGGTCCGCACCCCCGTGGAGAAGTGCCTCGCGCAGCTGAAGCCCCTGTTCTCGGACCGGGCGGAGCTGGCGTTGACCGTATCCGACGGGACCCTCGTGCTCGAGGGCGTTCCGATCTTCCAGCTCACGTCGTCGCTCGAGCTCTTCATGGCGCGGCTCGCCGGAATCGGCATCCCGTCCGTCATCTTCGAGAGGGGAGTCTCCGTCGAGGACGTGGAATACTTCGTCCGGTTCCTTCACGAGACGAAGGAGCAGGGGCTCTCCGTCACCGCGATCATGGAGCGCCTCTCCCGCGCCGGGGTGACGCACATCCGGGTGACCGGCGCGGAGGAGGACAAGGACGATTTCTCCCTCGCCCGCGAGATCTACGGGAACGCGATCGACGTCGTCGTCCAGGCGCTGAAGGACGTGCGCAGCGGGAAGATACCGAACGGGGCCGAGTCCGACCGGGCGGTTCGCGACATGGACGGCATGCTCTCGCGGAACCGGGACGCGATGCTCGCCCTCACGCTGATCAAGAACTTCGACGAATACACCTACAACCACTCGGTCAACGTCTCGATCCTGTCGCTCGCCGTGGCCGAGAGCCTGAACCTGCCGGAGCCGGACCGGGTGAGCGTCGGCGTCGCGGGGCTGCTCCACGACGTGGGGAAGACCCAGCTGGCGCTCGATCTGATCCGGAAGCCCGGCACCCTGACCGTGGACGAGTTCGAGGAGATCAAGAAACACCCGGAGGAGGGGTTCGCCATCCTGGGGAAGATGACGAACATCCAGGATGGAACCCGCAGCATGGTGCGGGAACACCACATGCGGTACGACCGGACCGGCTACCCGAGGCCGGAGCCCGAGTACCGGTTGAACCCGCACTCCCAGGTGATCGCGGTGGCCGACTGCTTCGACGCCCTGACGACGATGCGTTCGTACCAGAAGGCCCGTACGCCGGTCCAGGCCCTCGAGGTCATGCGGAAGCTCGCGGGGAAATCGCTCGACCCGGACCTCGTGCACCTCATGGAGCAGTCCCTGGGATTGTACCCGGTCGGCACGATGGTGCGGCTCAGCACGATGGAAATCGGGATCGTGACCGGCAACGCCGCGGGGGGCGTCGGGGTTCCGAAGATCGCGATCCTCTACGACCGCGCCGGGAACCCGCTGCCCGCCCCGCAACCGGCGGATCTTTCGGACGGCGGCCCGGACGGGAAGGCCCGCCGGGTCATTCTCGGAACGGTCAACCCGCTCCTCCACCCGTCCTTGTCGCTCGAAGGGATCCTGGCCACGGCGATGGCATAG
- a CDS encoding HEAT repeat domain-containing protein, with product MTDPPGPADDLFLQRVTQAVTELAKGMKTVSFYPDAHPLLIQAMSKILLLFEEIPVPESGLEIGVTRNALLLNDTPLPGGGVVKTLADINRELYIRRAARIIFLPGMKAEEVVAFLKVITADVDQVLDAGGLEKALMKAKVSHIWANRVDYDQLTELLKMEELEDLEEIPEALLGDEEVLVPGKEQVPPELVTIDTILARIEKETDPAAYRELILEFSNFLAAERPERRIEYATRAISLFVRHFEHPPGGNEEISRLARMGIKELATDDLIAHYIGLLRKRGTRGRRETETVLVALEERSVGPLLQTLAEEEDLLARKAIVEIVTRIGRVAVPAILENLSDSRWYMVRNMITVLGSLGMPDLAPHVASTLSHPDLRVKKEAIKALSKIPHPSAVTSLCELCFFPEETVALTATAALASKRESEAVVALFRRAAMKKFLYPNYRLAHEAIDSLRSIGTGDAVTALEQILSLNAIFRTEKFRAMKSHALRSISKIKGEHSREAVERALRSPDRHLRSEAERALKRLES from the coding sequence ATGACCGATCCCCCCGGACCCGCCGACGACCTGTTCCTGCAACGCGTGACGCAGGCCGTGACGGAGCTGGCCAAGGGAATGAAAACGGTCAGCTTTTACCCCGACGCCCACCCGCTTCTGATCCAGGCGATGTCGAAAATCCTCCTGCTGTTCGAGGAGATACCGGTCCCGGAGTCGGGGCTGGAGATCGGGGTCACGAGAAACGCCCTGCTCCTCAACGACACTCCGCTCCCCGGGGGCGGCGTCGTGAAGACGCTCGCGGACATCAACCGCGAGCTGTACATCCGCAGGGCGGCCCGCATCATCTTCCTCCCCGGCATGAAGGCCGAGGAAGTCGTCGCGTTCCTCAAGGTGATCACGGCGGACGTCGACCAGGTGCTCGACGCCGGAGGCCTGGAGAAGGCGCTGATGAAGGCGAAGGTCTCCCACATCTGGGCGAACCGCGTCGACTACGACCAGTTGACCGAGCTTCTCAAGATGGAGGAGCTCGAGGATCTCGAGGAGATCCCCGAAGCGCTTCTGGGCGACGAGGAAGTGCTCGTCCCGGGGAAGGAGCAGGTTCCCCCGGAGCTCGTCACGATCGACACCATCCTCGCCCGGATCGAGAAGGAGACCGACCCCGCCGCCTACCGGGAGCTCATCCTCGAGTTCTCGAATTTCCTCGCGGCGGAACGCCCGGAGCGGAGGATCGAGTACGCCACCCGGGCGATCTCCCTGTTCGTCCGCCACTTCGAGCACCCTCCCGGGGGAAACGAGGAGATCTCAAGGCTCGCGCGGATGGGGATCAAGGAGCTCGCGACCGACGATCTGATCGCGCACTACATCGGCCTGCTCCGGAAGCGGGGAACCCGTGGGCGGCGGGAGACGGAGACCGTCCTCGTCGCGCTCGAGGAGCGCTCCGTCGGCCCCCTTCTCCAGACGCTGGCCGAGGAGGAGGATCTTCTCGCGCGAAAGGCGATCGTCGAGATCGTGACGCGGATCGGCCGCGTCGCCGTGCCCGCCATCCTCGAGAATCTCTCCGATTCCCGGTGGTACATGGTCCGGAACATGATCACGGTGCTGGGCAGCCTCGGCATGCCGGACCTGGCCCCCCACGTGGCGTCGACCCTTTCCCACCCCGACCTCCGCGTGAAGAAGGAGGCGATCAAGGCGCTCTCCAAGATCCCGCACCCCTCCGCCGTGACCTCCCTGTGCGAACTCTGCTTCTTCCCGGAGGAGACGGTGGCCCTGACCGCCACGGCCGCGCTCGCCTCGAAGAGGGAGTCGGAGGCGGTCGTGGCGCTCTTCCGCCGGGCGGCCATGAAGAAGTTCCTCTACCCCAACTACCGGCTCGCCCACGAGGCGATCGACTCCCTCCGTTCCATCGGCACCGGGGACGCGGTCACGGCGCTCGAGCAGATCCTTTCGCTCAACGCGATCTTCCGGACGGAAAAATTCCGGGCGATGAAATCCCACGCCCTGAGGAGCATCTCAAAGATCAAGGGGGAGCATTCCAGGGAGGCGGTCGAACGGGCGCTCCGGTCCCCCGACCGGCACCTGAGATCCGAGGCGGAACGGGCGTTGAAGCGGCTGGAGAGCTGA